From the Verrucomicrobiota bacterium genome, the window AAGCAAGATCATGACCGGCTGGCCGACAAGGCAGCCGACCTCAAGAATCTTTGGCAAAACAAATTGGTGATCGTCGGATCAACGGCGACCGGCAACGACCTGGCCGATTTGGGCGCCACACCACTCGACAAGGAAACCAATTTGATGAGCAAACACTGGAACATCGCGAACTCCGTGATCATGGGTCGGTTCATTCAACGCAGCTCACTCCCAATGGAGTTGCTGTTGATCATCGTTGCGGGAGCAATCGTCGCCATCCTGACGTGGAGGTTGCGCTCGTTCACGGCGTTCCTGGCGGTCATGGCTTTGGCGACGGGGTACGTGGCGCTGGCCTTCTATCTTTACGTGCAGCAGCGCTACTGGCTGCCGCTGGTTCTGCCCGTCGGCTGCGCCATGCTGATGCAATACCTCTGCCTCGTCACTTACCGGGCCATTTTCGAGCAGGACGAAAAGCGCCGTCTCAAATCCATTTTTGCCAGACTCGTCTCGCCCGACGTCTTCGACGAATTGGTGAAGACCGAAAAACTCTCCCTGGTCGGCGCGCGACGGGAAATCACTGTTTTCTTCACCGACGTTCGGGGCTTCACGGAGTTGACGGATACGAACCGGGAAAAGGCCGCGCAGTATATCCGCGAACACAAGCTCACCGGCGAAGCCGCCGAAGCGTGTTTCGATCAACAGGCGCAGGAGACCTTGAACGCCGTCAACCTTTATCTGGGCACGATTGCCGACATGGTGATAAAACATAACGGCACGCTCGACAAATACATCGGCGATTGCGTGATGGCATTTTGGGGAGCGCCCATTCCCAGCCGCACCCATGCGGTCGCGTGTGTGCGTGCCGCCATTGACGCCCAACGCGCCGTTCAGGAGTTGAATCAACAGCGCAGTGTACAAAACCAGCGCCGCAGCGAGGAGAATGTGTCACGCGCCGCCGCGGGCCAGCCGCTGTTGCCACTGCTGCCAATTCTGGAAGTCGGTAGCGGGATCAACACCGGCGTCGCCACGGCGGGTCTCATGGGCCTGGACGTGCACTTGAATTACACGGTGTTTGGTCGCGAAGTGAATCTGGCCAGCCGACTGGAGAATATTTCGGGACGCGCGCACATCATCATCGGAGAAGCCACGTATGCCGCCATTTCGAAGGACGACCCCAAGCTGGCCGCCTCGTGCGTGGCCCTGCCGCCAGTAAACGTCAAAGGCATCCGCAACGCCGTAAACATTTACGAAGTTCCGTGGCAGCCGATTAATCCGATGCCGGTCGCAAGCGACAAGAACACTCCAGCTCAGTCTGCCGATCTCCCCGAGGTCAACCCGGCCGCAACAACGCGGGCTTGAAGAATTTTCAGGCTTGAAAGGCGCGCGACTTGAGCCGCCGCCCTAATGGCGGAATTTTTGAGTGGGAATCCGCAAGCAGTCGGCTAAACTGAATTCCATGCGCATCGTGGTTTATCCTGGCAGCTTTGATCCTCTCACCAACGGTCATTTGGACGTGATCCAACGGGCGGCCAAGTTGTTTGACCGGGTCATTGTCGCGGTGGCGCAGAACGAAAGCAAAAGTCCGCTGTTCAATCTGAAAGAACGGGTGAGACTGGTGAAAAGCTCGATTCAACATCTTGCGAATGTGGAAGCTGATTCGTTTTCCACGTTGCTGGTGGATTATGTGGAGCGGCGGACCGGCCACGCCATCATTCGCGG encodes:
- the coaD gene encoding pantetheine-phosphate adenylyltransferase, with translation MRIVVYPGSFDPLTNGHLDVIQRAAKLFDRVIVAVAQNESKSPLFNLKERVRLVKSSIQHLANVEADSFSTLLVDYVERRTGHAIIRGLRAVSDFEFEFQLALMNRKLNERVETIFMMPKDTYTFLSSRIVKEIARLGGDVSAFVPGPVQAALIKKLAKATR
- a CDS encoding adenylate/guanylate cyclase domain-containing protein; this translates as MKLKTNKLAPLLIAMGVMGLVCLVQALRPAFFERLEWMTYDWRVREAVNFSPTAATNLGFVYINDKSIEAVHSGELGFHFGLYWPRLVYGQLVRELAAQGAKAVAFDVIFGELRADHPDVPVADKSLLAIDRLFGQPLNRFEDKTLLPSDVFFAWQMQKAGNVIIADTKNVAPHELFRTNAMAIGDIDADKDTDGVLRRARAFKLRWHPVFQAAASQLGIDLGKSRIENKRILLRAPDGQDTSIPLDGDGNFDLADFVGDKIPKGWPRHDKPFQHIWHMGIVVAAQELKLDLSRAEVDWGHGRIVLRGADGVQRVIPVDRNGYFYIDWSLRRTDARLTDQNIKDVLKQDHDRLADKAADLKNLWQNKLVIVGSTATGNDLADLGATPLDKETNLMSKHWNIANSVIMGRFIQRSSLPMELLLIIVAGAIVAILTWRLRSFTAFLAVMALATGYVALAFYLYVQQRYWLPLVLPVGCAMLMQYLCLVTYRAIFEQDEKRRLKSIFARLVSPDVFDELVKTEKLSLVGARREITVFFTDVRGFTELTDTNREKAAQYIREHKLTGEAAEACFDQQAQETLNAVNLYLGTIADMVIKHNGTLDKYIGDCVMAFWGAPIPSRTHAVACVRAAIDAQRAVQELNQQRSVQNQRRSEENVSRAAAGQPLLPLLPILEVGSGINTGVATAGLMGLDVHLNYTVFGREVNLASRLENISGRAHIIIGEATYAAISKDDPKLAASCVALPPVNVKGIRNAVNIYEVPWQPINPMPVASDKNTPAQSADLPEVNPAATTRA